Proteins from one Corvus cornix cornix isolate S_Up_H32 chromosome 19, ASM73873v5, whole genome shotgun sequence genomic window:
- the MKS1 gene encoding Meckel syndrome type 1 protein isoform X2 has protein sequence MAGAAQCGGSAVCRSRDPAVCRSRDPAVYRSRDPVRNLRLRVRLQRVAPAGPLLPRAPPPLAGPEPPGKADRAGSAGAVPLGITAASRAGARKLPQDEEEEAEVGWQEKLFSQFEVDLYLNESACQTPLDWQYHEEIQKLEKAGGRKNCRIFTYTDHDRFTNLEELCQKVTDLDHEVPSYLVERMASVRRRRQDRRPVEASSLKTKIITWEPSEEFIKNNHVINTPVQTMYIMGDLGPYGKLGHREYENVLCTIKVDGNGVITVKPDFTDAKGAYRIEVDGEKREVWEYTIENASAQVQPEEEEREQRVFRDLYGRHRDYLSGLVGSDFEMPLPGTLRLFVNGEIEWSSSPFQQLSGVTQTCATKTVGWDNVAYFCYPFTVDLFYTQEDEDSLPQWPVLYFEVLSLDFWQRYRVEGYGSLVLPASPGVHVLTIPTWRPVELGTVAEMRRFFIGGSPELEDLTYIRIPSTFKGKHFSRFGFRTETTGSVTFRLYCLQQSKAFLENSALRQRMQSVLDRLGGFSQQSSVYNVLEAFQRARRRMQEARESLPQDLINTSASTVPHPLEP, from the exons ATGGCGGGCGCGGCGCAGTGCGGGGGCAGCGCCGTGTGCCGCTCCCGGGACCCCGCCGTGTGCCGCTCCCGGGACCCCGCCGTGTACCGCTCCCGGGACCCCGTCCGCAACCTACGCCTGCG GGTCCGTCTCCAGCGGGTCGCGCCAGCCGGGCCTCTTCTGCCgcgggcgccgccgccgctcgccgGCCCCGAGCCCCCGGGCAAGGCCGATCGCGCCGGCAGTGCGGGAGCGGTGCCGCTGGGCATTACCGCGGCCTCTCGCGCAGGCGCCAGGAAGCTCCCGcaggacgaggaggaggaggccgAGGTGGGGTGGCAGGAGAAGCTCTTCAGCCAG TTTGAGGTGGATCTGTACCTGAATGAGTCGGCCTGCCAGACTCCCCTGGACTGGCAGTACCATGAGGAGATTCAGAAACTGGAGAAGGCTGGAGGTCGGAAGAACTGTCGCATCTTCACCTACACTGACCACGACCGATTCACCAACCTAGAGGAG CTCTGCCAGAAGGTAACTGACTTGGATCATGAAGTGCCATCGTATCTGGTCGAGAGGATGGCCAGTGTGAGGAGGAGAAGACAGGACCGTAGGCCTGT AGAAGCAAGTTCTCTCAAGACAAAAATCATCACCTGGGAACCTTCAGAAGAATTTATAAAGAACAATCATGTAATTAACACACCTGTGCAGACCATGTACATCATGGGGGACTTGGGACCTTATGGGAA GCTTGGTCACAGGGAGTATGAAAATGTGCTTTGCACAATCAAGGTGGATGGCAATGGGGTGATCACAGTGAAGCCTGACTTCACTGACGCCAAAGGAGCCTACCG GATCGAGGTGGATGGAGAGAAGCGAGAGGTGTGGGAATACACCATTGAGAATGCATCTGCCCAGGTGcagccagaggaggaggagcgtGAGCAGCGTGTGTTCAGAGAT TTGTACGGGCGGCACAGGGATTACCTCAGTGGGCTCGTGGGCTCAGACTTTGAAATG CCTCTTCCTGGTACTCTGAGACTTTTCGTGAATGGAGAAATAG AGTGGTCAAGTTCcccattccagcagctctcaggagTGACGCAGACCTGTGCCACCAAGACAGTGGGCTGG GATAACGTGGCATACTTCTGCTACCCCTTCACTGTGGATTTGTTTTACACCCAAGAAGATGAAG ACAGTCTCCCTCAGTGGCCTGTTCTCTACTTTGAGGTCCTATCCCTGGATTTCTGGCAGAGGTATCGTGTGGAAGGATATGGGTCCTTGGTGCTGCCAGCATCTCCAG GTGTCCACGTGCTCACCATCCCTACCTGGCGTCCTGTTGAGCTGGGAACTGTCGCTGAAATGAGGAGGTTTTTCATTGGGGgatctcctgagctggaggacTTAACCTACATCCGGATACCATCGACCTTCAAG ggaaaGCACTTTAGCCGCTTTGGTTTCCGGACAGAGACCACAGGGAGCGTCACGTTCCGGCTCTATTGCCTGCAGCAGTCCAA AGCCTTTCTGGAGAACAGTGCCCTGAGGCAGCGCATGCAGAGTGTACTGGACCGACTGGGAGGCTtcagccagcagagctctgtctACAATGTTTTGG AGGCTTTCCAGCGGGCACGGCGCCGGATGCAGGAAGCACGGGAGAGTCTTCCCCAGGACCTCATCAACACTTCTGCCTCTACTGTGCCCCATCCACTGGAGCCGTGA
- the MKS1 gene encoding Meckel syndrome type 1 protein isoform X1 — protein sequence MAGAAQCGGSAVCRSRDPAVCRSRDPAVYRSRDPVRNLRLRVRLQRVAPAGPLLPRAPPPLAGPEPPGKADRAGSAGAVPLGITAASRAGARKLPQDEEEEAEVGWQEKLFSQFEVDLYLNESACQTPLDWQYHEEIQKLEKAGGRKNCRIFTYTDHDRFTNLEELCQKVTDLDHEVPSYLVERMASVRRRRQDRRPVEASSLKTKIITWEPSEEFIKNNHVINTPVQTMYIMGDLGPYGKLGHREYENVLCTIKVDGNGVITVKPDFTDAKGAYRIEVDGEKREVWEYTIENASAQVQPEEEEREQRVFRDLYGRHRDYLSGLVGSDFEMPLPGTLRLFVNGEIVSAQGYEYDNLYVHFFLELPNQWSSSPFQQLSGVTQTCATKTVGWDNVAYFCYPFTVDLFYTQEDEDSLPQWPVLYFEVLSLDFWQRYRVEGYGSLVLPASPGVHVLTIPTWRPVELGTVAEMRRFFIGGSPELEDLTYIRIPSTFKGKHFSRFGFRTETTGSVTFRLYCLQQSKAFLENSALRQRMQSVLDRLGGFSQQSSVYNVLEAFQRARRRMQEARESLPQDLINTSASTVPHPLEP from the exons ATGGCGGGCGCGGCGCAGTGCGGGGGCAGCGCCGTGTGCCGCTCCCGGGACCCCGCCGTGTGCCGCTCCCGGGACCCCGCCGTGTACCGCTCCCGGGACCCCGTCCGCAACCTACGCCTGCG GGTCCGTCTCCAGCGGGTCGCGCCAGCCGGGCCTCTTCTGCCgcgggcgccgccgccgctcgccgGCCCCGAGCCCCCGGGCAAGGCCGATCGCGCCGGCAGTGCGGGAGCGGTGCCGCTGGGCATTACCGCGGCCTCTCGCGCAGGCGCCAGGAAGCTCCCGcaggacgaggaggaggaggccgAGGTGGGGTGGCAGGAGAAGCTCTTCAGCCAG TTTGAGGTGGATCTGTACCTGAATGAGTCGGCCTGCCAGACTCCCCTGGACTGGCAGTACCATGAGGAGATTCAGAAACTGGAGAAGGCTGGAGGTCGGAAGAACTGTCGCATCTTCACCTACACTGACCACGACCGATTCACCAACCTAGAGGAG CTCTGCCAGAAGGTAACTGACTTGGATCATGAAGTGCCATCGTATCTGGTCGAGAGGATGGCCAGTGTGAGGAGGAGAAGACAGGACCGTAGGCCTGT AGAAGCAAGTTCTCTCAAGACAAAAATCATCACCTGGGAACCTTCAGAAGAATTTATAAAGAACAATCATGTAATTAACACACCTGTGCAGACCATGTACATCATGGGGGACTTGGGACCTTATGGGAA GCTTGGTCACAGGGAGTATGAAAATGTGCTTTGCACAATCAAGGTGGATGGCAATGGGGTGATCACAGTGAAGCCTGACTTCACTGACGCCAAAGGAGCCTACCG GATCGAGGTGGATGGAGAGAAGCGAGAGGTGTGGGAATACACCATTGAGAATGCATCTGCCCAGGTGcagccagaggaggaggagcgtGAGCAGCGTGTGTTCAGAGAT TTGTACGGGCGGCACAGGGATTACCTCAGTGGGCTCGTGGGCTCAGACTTTGAAATG CCTCTTCCTGGTACTCTGAGACTTTTCGTGAATGGAGAAATAG TTTCAGCTCAAGGCTATGAGTATGACAACCTTTATGTCCattttttcctggagctgcctAACC AGTGGTCAAGTTCcccattccagcagctctcaggagTGACGCAGACCTGTGCCACCAAGACAGTGGGCTGG GATAACGTGGCATACTTCTGCTACCCCTTCACTGTGGATTTGTTTTACACCCAAGAAGATGAAG ACAGTCTCCCTCAGTGGCCTGTTCTCTACTTTGAGGTCCTATCCCTGGATTTCTGGCAGAGGTATCGTGTGGAAGGATATGGGTCCTTGGTGCTGCCAGCATCTCCAG GTGTCCACGTGCTCACCATCCCTACCTGGCGTCCTGTTGAGCTGGGAACTGTCGCTGAAATGAGGAGGTTTTTCATTGGGGgatctcctgagctggaggacTTAACCTACATCCGGATACCATCGACCTTCAAG ggaaaGCACTTTAGCCGCTTTGGTTTCCGGACAGAGACCACAGGGAGCGTCACGTTCCGGCTCTATTGCCTGCAGCAGTCCAA AGCCTTTCTGGAGAACAGTGCCCTGAGGCAGCGCATGCAGAGTGTACTGGACCGACTGGGAGGCTtcagccagcagagctctgtctACAATGTTTTGG AGGCTTTCCAGCGGGCACGGCGCCGGATGCAGGAAGCACGGGAGAGTCTTCCCCAGGACCTCATCAACACTTCTGCCTCTACTGTGCCCCATCCACTGGAGCCGTGA